A single genomic interval of Caballeronia sp. NK8 harbors:
- a CDS encoding DUF1344 domain-containing protein has product MSEKKNILDAAAKTGAASTIPGIDRRTLLKTALSLSGVIAGSTVGSESFAADCSCNKESGCACVGHERCVCIGNTGPTPTPTPTPNSKLDEGTPSIDGVIKRIGPSDSVITLDNGKTYKLDIEDLKGLRKGESVQLKPFGNPSDMKAILSKPRK; this is encoded by the coding sequence GTGAGCGAGAAGAAAAATATTTTAGACGCAGCGGCAAAAACTGGAGCTGCGTCCACGATTCCCGGCATCGACAGGCGAACGTTGCTAAAGACTGCTCTTAGCCTGAGTGGGGTGATAGCGGGCAGTACGGTAGGCTCAGAATCATTTGCGGCGGACTGCAGCTGCAATAAAGAAAGCGGCTGTGCATGTGTCGGCCATGAAAGATGTGTGTGCATCGGGAACACAGGGCCAACGCCGACGCCGACTCCAACGCCGAACAGCAAACTGGATGAAGGCACACCTAGCATTGATGGAGTGATCAAACGAATCGGCCCCTCGGACAGTGTGATAACGCTAGACAACGGTAAGACATACAAGCTCGATATAGAGGACCTTAAGGGATTGCGCAAAGGGGAGTCGGTCCAACTGAAGCCGTTTGGAAACCCGTCTGACATGAAGGCCATTCTTTCTAAACCACGCAAATAG
- the hsdR gene encoding type I restriction-modification system endonuclease, producing MSHSGNFSFLAEHSPLLAQLGTAAENVFAADPNTTLIKLRQFGEAMAQDLAARLGVEFQEMSQADLLYRLEREAGLDRTIRGLFHTLRVEGNKATHEFTTKHKEAMDGLKVARALAIWFHESFGKQGTAFNPGPFVPPSDPSAHLRDLQNEIDQLKAQLKAASQTLEDNQQLTDLVEQEKHEYETLALQMDAEAKTYKELAYEQEAALKKAQQEFDAKIKQFQAQLDAKQAKEAQASTKKATKKLVLSEELTRILIDQQLVDAGWVADTQQLSYSKGARPEAGKNKAIAEWPTLGQQSADYILFAGLMPIAVVEAKAINKNVAGKIGQAERYSRGFQITLDHSPAWKVAGQHGPWPDGQGGFFQVPFAYSCNGRPYIEQLREQSGTWFRDLRASSNLADALVGFHQPDGLIDRLKRSKEDAEAKLAQEGFDYLRLRDYQIRAIQEVESALTEGQRAILVAMATGTGKTRTIIGLMYRLLKAERFRRILFLVDRTALGQQATDAFDEALLEQNQPLSSIYNVAELGDMSAEAETRIQVATVQAMVRRILQSESPPGIDEFDCIIVDEAHRGYTLDQEMTEGELVVRDQSQYLSSYRRVLDYFDAVKVGLTATPAKHTTEIFGKPVYTYSYREAVADDWLIDHEPPIRYETLLSKNGIKFDKGEKVTAINMATGELQLSELDDELNFNIESFNRRVISEQFNKVICTELAKELDPFGEEKALIFCATDLHADMVKRLLDEAFKELYDDDYNEAAVRKITGQSDKVSQLIRLYKNERFPSIAITVDLLTTGIDVPSISHLVFLRRVRSRILYEQMIGRATRRCDEIGKTVFKIYDPVDIYAALENVTTMKPLVKDPNVTIEQLIDELTDPASFDAPGSTPERTHAHEALDALNQSLMRVLRKAAHQAERKPALKERLAQLEQTWGVPPSELHEHLHKLGPASAADFLRQHKHLVDQLAEVKQLAGTDQMPIISDHADELVRREQSYGEFGRPGDYLDSFTGFIREQVNESVALSVIVNRPKDLTRADLRAVRLLLDANGYTEAKIKSAWRNQTNQEIAASIVGYIRKAALGEALIPFDQRVSLAMEGIYKMTNWTQLQRNWLQRLGKQLVHEVVIDEQFVNSTFANDGGAKLLNKRLGGKLDDVLEGLAEALWPQVA from the coding sequence AGGAGGCCATGGACGGCCTCAAGGTCGCTCGCGCGCTCGCCATCTGGTTTCACGAATCGTTCGGCAAGCAAGGCACGGCATTCAATCCCGGGCCGTTTGTTCCACCCTCGGACCCCAGCGCACACCTTAGGGATCTTCAGAACGAGATCGATCAGCTCAAGGCGCAACTGAAAGCCGCCTCGCAAACGCTCGAAGACAATCAGCAGCTCACCGACCTCGTCGAGCAGGAGAAGCACGAGTACGAGACGCTCGCCTTGCAGATGGACGCGGAGGCGAAGACGTACAAGGAGCTTGCATACGAACAAGAGGCAGCTCTTAAGAAAGCCCAACAAGAATTCGATGCCAAGATAAAGCAGTTCCAAGCGCAGCTTGACGCCAAGCAAGCCAAGGAGGCGCAGGCAAGCACGAAGAAGGCGACGAAGAAGCTCGTGCTGAGTGAAGAGTTGACGCGCATTCTCATCGATCAACAATTAGTCGATGCTGGCTGGGTCGCGGACACACAACAATTGTCATATAGCAAGGGCGCACGGCCCGAGGCAGGAAAGAATAAAGCCATCGCCGAATGGCCCACACTGGGACAGCAGTCTGCCGACTACATACTTTTTGCGGGTCTGATGCCGATCGCGGTGGTGGAGGCGAAAGCCATCAACAAAAACGTCGCCGGGAAGATCGGACAGGCAGAGCGATACTCTCGCGGCTTTCAAATTACACTGGATCACTCACCGGCCTGGAAAGTAGCCGGCCAACACGGACCATGGCCGGACGGGCAAGGTGGATTTTTCCAAGTCCCATTCGCCTATTCGTGCAATGGCCGACCCTATATTGAGCAATTGCGCGAACAGAGTGGCACGTGGTTCCGCGACCTGCGGGCGTCATCGAATCTGGCCGATGCGCTGGTCGGTTTTCATCAACCGGATGGTCTGATCGATCGTTTGAAGCGTAGTAAGGAAGACGCCGAAGCCAAACTCGCGCAGGAAGGCTTCGATTATCTTAGACTGCGCGATTATCAAATCAGGGCGATTCAGGAAGTCGAATCGGCCCTGACGGAAGGGCAGCGCGCCATTCTCGTTGCGATGGCAACCGGCACGGGCAAAACGCGAACCATTATTGGCCTCATGTACCGGCTGCTGAAAGCGGAGCGCTTCCGACGCATCCTTTTCCTCGTAGACCGCACCGCGCTGGGCCAGCAAGCGACCGACGCATTCGACGAGGCGCTGCTTGAGCAGAACCAGCCGCTGTCCAGTATCTACAATGTCGCGGAGTTGGGCGACATGTCCGCTGAGGCTGAAACGCGCATCCAAGTCGCGACGGTGCAAGCTATGGTCCGGCGCATTTTGCAGTCTGAATCGCCTCCGGGCATCGACGAGTTCGACTGCATAATTGTCGATGAAGCACATCGCGGCTATACACTGGACCAAGAGATGACCGAGGGCGAGTTGGTCGTGCGCGATCAGTCGCAATACCTGTCGAGCTACCGCAGGGTTCTAGACTACTTCGACGCAGTGAAGGTCGGACTCACCGCAACGCCGGCTAAGCATACGACGGAGATATTCGGCAAACCCGTCTACACCTACTCCTATCGCGAGGCCGTCGCCGATGACTGGTTGATTGATCACGAACCGCCGATCAGGTACGAGACGCTGCTATCGAAGAACGGAATCAAGTTTGACAAAGGTGAGAAGGTCACAGCCATCAATATGGCAACTGGGGAGTTACAACTCTCTGAGCTCGACGATGAGCTGAATTTCAATATTGAGTCGTTCAACCGTCGCGTCATCAGCGAGCAGTTCAACAAAGTCATCTGCACAGAGTTGGCGAAGGAACTGGACCCGTTTGGCGAAGAGAAGGCTCTTATCTTCTGCGCCACCGACCTGCACGCGGACATGGTTAAGCGTCTGCTGGATGAGGCCTTCAAGGAACTATATGACGATGACTATAACGAAGCTGCGGTCCGCAAGATCACCGGTCAATCAGACAAGGTGAGTCAGCTAATTCGCCTGTACAAGAACGAGCGATTCCCCAGCATTGCAATCACCGTGGACCTACTTACAACGGGCATTGATGTACCTTCGATTTCTCATCTTGTCTTCCTGCGCCGCGTGCGGTCGCGGATACTTTATGAGCAGATGATCGGACGTGCCACGCGCCGATGCGATGAAATTGGTAAGACCGTCTTCAAAATCTACGATCCAGTGGACATCTACGCGGCGCTTGAGAACGTCACGACGATGAAGCCGCTCGTCAAGGATCCGAACGTAACTATCGAGCAGCTCATTGATGAACTTACCGACCCGGCGAGCTTCGATGCACCGGGCAGCACGCCCGAAAGAACGCACGCTCATGAAGCCCTCGACGCCCTGAACCAGAGCCTTATGCGCGTGTTACGAAAGGCCGCGCATCAGGCGGAAAGAAAGCCGGCGTTGAAGGAACGGCTCGCCCAGCTTGAACAAACATGGGGCGTCCCTCCGAGCGAACTTCACGAACACCTTCACAAGCTCGGCCCAGCCAGCGCGGCCGATTTCCTGCGTCAGCACAAACATCTAGTTGACCAGCTCGCTGAGGTAAAGCAACTTGCGGGAACGGACCAAATGCCGATCATCTCGGATCACGCGGACGAATTGGTGCGCCGCGAGCAGAGCTACGGCGAGTTCGGCAGGCCAGGCGATTATCTCGACAGCTTCACCGGCTTCATTCGCGAGCAGGTGAACGAGTCAGTGGCGTTGTCAGTCATCGTTAATCGACCGAAGGACCTGACGCGCGCGGATCTGCGCGCCGTTCGCCTGCTGCTCGACGCAAACGGCTATACGGAAGCGAAGATCAAAAGCGCGTGGCGCAACCAGACCAATCAGGAGATAGCCGCCAGCATCGTTGGCTACATCCGGAAGGCTGCGTTGGGTGAGGCTCTCATCCCCTTCGACCAGCGCGTTTCGCTTGCGATGGAAGGTATTTACAAGATGACCAACTGGACGCAATTGCAGCGCAATTGGCTTCAACGACTGGGGAAGCAACTCGTACACGAGGTAGTCATCGATGAGCAGTTCGTCAACAGCACGTTTGCCAACGACGGTGGCGCGAAGCTGTTGAACAAGAGACTAGGCGGCAAGCTCGACGACGTGCTGGAAGGGCTCGCCGAGGCTCTTTGGCCGCAAGTGGCATAA
- a CDS encoding DUF4236 domain-containing protein produces the protein MGWSFRKSFKLLPGVRVNLSKSGTSYSFGGKGVTYNSKGRVSTSIPGTGLRYTSKVTPSEVKSQVGLGILFAILMFPFMVVATLLTSGGRSKRRR, from the coding sequence ATGGGTTGGTCTTTCAGGAAGTCATTCAAGCTGCTCCCCGGCGTCCGTGTCAATCTGAGCAAGAGCGGCACGAGCTATTCATTCGGCGGCAAGGGTGTCACCTATAACAGCAAGGGGCGCGTTAGCACGAGCATTCCCGGCACAGGCCTTCGCTATACCAGCAAGGTCACGCCGAGCGAGGTCAAGTCACAAGTCGGCCTCGGCATCCTCTTCGCGATTCTGATGTTTCCTTTCATGGTCGTCGCCACACTCCTGACGAGTGGCGGCAGAAGCAAGCGCCGCCGCTAA
- a CDS encoding N-6 DNA methylase yields the protein MTNNEIVQKLWNLCDVLRDDGITYTNYVTELVLLLFIKMEHENTQNGLLDKHKLPEGARWPDLTGKSGLTLLNHYRAMLLSLSQSTDKLIAAIYADAQTSLKEPRHLEQLVKSLDAIDWFSAKRDGLGDLYEGLLQKNANETKSGAGQYFTPRPLIDSIIHIMKPQAGETIQDPAAGTAGFLIAADAYIKAQTDDLYDLNEKQRTFQRNKAFLGMELVSSTRRLALMNCMLHGMEGDDEGVVHIGNTLGNAGAALPKSDIILSNPPFGTARGGGGPTRDDLTFETSNKQLAFLQHIVRHLKDGGRAAVVLPDNVLFEPGVGADVRRDLMNKCNLHTVLRLPTGIFYAQGVKTNVLFFHKVSQSATGATKQVWVYDLRANAPSFGKRTPLQRGYFAKFEAAYGEAADGSSLRTDEGESGRFRSFSREWIKAREDSLDIAWLRDESSEANQDLPEPIVLAGEAMNELKSAVADLQDILRQLGMQEVQ from the coding sequence ATGACCAACAACGAGATCGTCCAGAAGCTTTGGAACCTGTGTGATGTGCTTCGCGACGATGGCATCACGTATACCAACTACGTAACCGAGCTGGTCCTGCTGCTGTTCATCAAGATGGAACATGAGAACACCCAGAACGGCCTGCTCGACAAACACAAGCTACCTGAAGGGGCACGCTGGCCTGATTTGACCGGCAAGAGCGGCTTGACCCTTCTGAATCATTACCGCGCGATGCTGCTGTCGCTCAGCCAAAGCACCGACAAGTTGATCGCGGCAATATATGCCGATGCGCAGACGAGCCTGAAGGAACCCCGCCACCTTGAGCAATTGGTCAAAAGCCTCGACGCAATCGATTGGTTCTCGGCGAAGCGAGACGGACTCGGCGATCTGTATGAGGGCCTGTTGCAGAAGAATGCAAACGAGACCAAGTCGGGCGCAGGCCAGTACTTCACTCCGCGCCCGCTCATTGACAGCATCATTCACATCATGAAGCCGCAAGCGGGTGAGACGATTCAAGACCCAGCGGCAGGCACCGCAGGCTTCTTGATTGCGGCGGACGCCTACATCAAGGCACAGACGGACGACCTATACGACCTGAACGAAAAACAGCGGACGTTCCAACGCAACAAGGCGTTTCTTGGCATGGAGCTGGTGTCGAGCACGCGGCGGCTTGCGTTGATGAACTGCATGCTGCATGGCATGGAGGGAGATGATGAGGGTGTCGTCCACATCGGAAATACGCTCGGAAATGCGGGGGCGGCCCTTCCCAAGTCGGACATCATTCTCAGCAATCCGCCGTTCGGTACGGCGAGAGGAGGTGGTGGCCCGACGCGTGATGATCTCACCTTTGAAACGAGCAACAAGCAGCTCGCGTTCTTGCAGCATATCGTGCGACATCTCAAGGATGGCGGACGCGCGGCAGTGGTCTTGCCCGACAACGTGCTGTTCGAACCGGGTGTCGGTGCTGACGTTCGGCGCGATCTAATGAATAAGTGCAACCTGCACACCGTTCTGCGTTTGCCGACCGGAATCTTCTACGCGCAAGGTGTGAAAACCAACGTGCTCTTCTTCCATAAGGTAAGCCAGTCTGCGACGGGCGCTACGAAGCAGGTGTGGGTTTATGACCTTCGCGCAAATGCTCCAAGCTTCGGCAAGCGAACACCGCTTCAACGAGGGTATTTTGCCAAGTTTGAGGCTGCATACGGTGAAGCAGCAGACGGCAGCAGCTTGCGCACGGACGAAGGCGAAAGCGGGCGATTTCGCTCCTTCTCCCGCGAATGGATCAAAGCCCGCGAAGACAGCTTGGACATCGCTTGGCTCAGGGACGAAAGTTCGGAAGCTAATCAGGACTTGCCGGAACCGATCGTGTTGGCTGGAGAAGCGATGAATGAACTCAAGAGTGCAGTGGCTGACCTTCAAGATATCCTGCGTCAGCTCGGCATGCAGGAGGTCCAATGA
- a CDS encoding restriction endonuclease subunit S, with the protein MNELPNGWEECSLDEIVSDVSYGYTAKSSADSGDARMLRITDIQNDKVDWGRVPFCEISDTVKEKYLLREMDLVFARTGATVGKSFLLREHVPNAVFASYLIRVRCVDQDMAGYLKRFFDSPAYWNQITEFSAGIAQPNVNGSKLKALKVPLAPLGEQKRIADKLDTTLARVDACRERLDSVPAILRRFEKSVVAAATSGRLTEDWRADGAARGHDASNELKLWHSQRAKTEKKLLTPPDTTYWDQEIPTGWTVASVHEFAECLDRLRVPIKREDRKNTQGLYPYYGANGEVSRIDEYIFDDELVLVTEDETFYGREKPIAYRSSGKCWVNNHAHVLRASSPAANDYLCYALMYYDVIPWLSGTTGRAKLTQQALNRLPIAVPPEVELVEIVRRVSILIAFADRLQARVAKAKAAVDCLTPALLAKAFRGELVPQDPDDEPVTELLKRLTKQRSGESKAAKGKRAKRAAAIALGEQEPASVA; encoded by the coding sequence ATGAACGAATTACCCAATGGATGGGAAGAGTGTTCACTGGATGAAATCGTAAGCGACGTTAGCTACGGCTACACCGCCAAGTCGAGTGCCGATAGTGGCGATGCACGAATGCTGCGAATCACCGATATTCAGAATGACAAGGTGGATTGGGGACGCGTTCCCTTCTGCGAGATTTCAGATACGGTAAAAGAAAAGTATCTGCTGCGCGAAATGGATTTGGTGTTCGCGAGGACCGGCGCGACGGTTGGCAAAAGCTTCCTCCTTCGGGAGCATGTGCCGAATGCGGTATTCGCTTCGTATCTGATTCGTGTGCGATGCGTAGATCAGGATATGGCTGGCTATTTAAAGCGTTTCTTTGACTCACCAGCTTACTGGAATCAAATTACCGAATTCAGCGCTGGCATCGCGCAGCCGAACGTGAATGGCTCTAAGCTTAAGGCGTTAAAGGTGCCACTGGCGCCATTGGGCGAACAGAAGCGCATCGCTGACAAGCTGGACACCACGCTTGCGCGCGTCGATGCGTGCCGAGAACGGCTCGACAGCGTGCCGGCGATTCTGAGACGATTCGAAAAGTCCGTCGTCGCCGCCGCCACGTCGGGACGTTTGACAGAGGATTGGCGAGCAGACGGCGCCGCTCGCGGGCATGATGCATCAAACGAACTGAAGCTCTGGCACTCGCAAAGGGCCAAGACGGAAAAGAAGCTCCTCACTCCTCCAGATACTACCTACTGGGATCAAGAGATTCCGACCGGCTGGACCGTTGCGAGCGTTCACGAATTTGCGGAATGCCTTGATCGATTGCGCGTTCCGATCAAGCGAGAGGATCGCAAAAACACGCAGGGACTCTATCCCTACTACGGCGCCAACGGAGAAGTGAGCCGGATCGACGAGTATATTTTCGACGATGAACTCGTTCTCGTCACTGAAGACGAAACGTTTTATGGTCGTGAGAAGCCAATTGCATACCGATCCAGCGGAAAGTGCTGGGTAAACAATCACGCCCACGTCCTGCGTGCGTCAAGCCCTGCAGCGAACGACTATCTCTGCTACGCGCTGATGTACTACGATGTTATCCCGTGGCTGAGTGGAACCACTGGCCGAGCGAAACTCACGCAGCAAGCGCTGAACCGTCTCCCAATAGCAGTTCCACCCGAAGTGGAGCTGGTTGAAATTGTCCGCCGCGTCTCTATCCTGATCGCTTTTGCCGATCGCCTACAAGCCCGTGTCGCGAAAGCCAAAGCTGCCGTGGATTGTTTGACGCCGGCACTTCTCGCAAAAGCCTTCCGTGGCGAACTAGTTCCGCAGGATCCCGATGATGAGCCAGTCACAGAACTGTTGAAGCGGTTGACGAAGCAACGGTCGGGCGAAAGTAAGGCGGCCAAAGGCAAACGCGCAAAGCGCGCCGCTGCCATCGCACTCGGCGAACAAGAACCGGCGTCCGTTGCGTAG
- a CDS encoding glycosyl hydrolase family 28-related protein has product MRKPIVIGVLLVGVAAVVVGIPGVTKQVQTAYAAWQDGRIQDHLSTGNFRRWWHKIRYGRDESVPSASLNSSPVPPTASCPQTSFTPPKLIDPRSPKDFGAKGNGTTDDTRAFQAAVDAGDVLIPAGTYLLNHTVVVTASNRHIQCEPGVTLRKTVRADSNMFNYEGPSTGNSLVGCNFVGANPTRVRDWENPGHYDIPVQTNGAVDNFVLAGNSFRDFFGQSMFQTEGQGGGTGAVLVFNSFANCPLYGIALVGSVNGRIAYNLADNCRMGPENNDATQDSGGNILECNRMVNGGNITGGSNGEGGVDYSRNIVRHNVLDGGYMQISPPERGKAARYIDNTCNDCETE; this is encoded by the coding sequence ATGAGAAAACCCATCGTGATCGGCGTGTTACTGGTTGGCGTGGCGGCAGTGGTAGTCGGCATTCCGGGTGTGACGAAACAGGTGCAGACGGCCTACGCGGCGTGGCAGGACGGCCGTATCCAGGACCACCTTTCGACGGGTAATTTCAGACGCTGGTGGCATAAGATCAGATACGGGCGCGATGAAAGCGTCCCCAGCGCGAGTCTCAACAGCTCACCGGTCCCGCCCACGGCCAGTTGCCCGCAGACGTCCTTCACGCCGCCCAAACTGATCGACCCGCGCAGCCCGAAGGATTTCGGCGCCAAGGGCAACGGCACCACGGACGACACCAGAGCGTTCCAGGCCGCCGTCGACGCGGGCGACGTCCTGATCCCCGCCGGCACCTATCTGCTCAATCACACGGTCGTGGTCACGGCCAGCAACCGGCATATCCAGTGCGAACCCGGCGTGACGCTCAGGAAGACGGTCCGCGCGGACAGCAACATGTTCAACTACGAAGGCCCTTCGACGGGGAACAGTCTCGTCGGCTGCAACTTCGTGGGCGCGAATCCGACCCGCGTGCGCGACTGGGAGAACCCCGGCCACTACGACATTCCGGTTCAGACCAACGGTGCGGTGGACAACTTCGTCCTCGCGGGCAACAGCTTCCGCGACTTCTTCGGCCAGTCGATGTTTCAGACCGAAGGGCAAGGCGGCGGAACCGGCGCCGTGCTGGTGTTCAATTCTTTCGCCAACTGTCCGCTCTACGGCATCGCGCTGGTGGGCTCGGTGAACGGGCGTATCGCCTATAACCTGGCCGACAACTGCCGCATGGGCCCCGAGAACAACGACGCCACGCAGGATTCCGGCGGCAATATTCTCGAATGCAACCGCATGGTCAATGGCGGCAACATCACCGGCGGGTCCAACGGCGAAGGCGGCGTCGACTATAGCCGCAACATCGTCCGTCATAACGTCCTCGATGGCGGCTATATGCAGATCAGCCCGCCGGAGCGAGGCAAGGCGGCGCGCTACATCGACAACACCTGTAACGACTGCGAAACCGAATGA
- a CDS encoding AlpA family transcriptional regulator: protein MVDRKGAAKLLGKSVMTIQWLEANDPDFPAAFTLGRNNSYFLTNDLRAYILLKAEEAKELKRKRLQKPAG, encoded by the coding sequence ATGGTTGACCGTAAGGGAGCGGCGAAGCTCCTTGGAAAATCGGTCATGACGATTCAGTGGCTCGAAGCGAACGACCCGGACTTTCCTGCAGCGTTCACTTTGGGCAGAAATAACTCCTACTTCCTGACGAATGACCTGCGAGCCTATATCCTGCTCAAGGCAGAAGAGGCCAAGGAACTCAAACGCAAGCGCTTGCAGAAGCCCGCAGGATGA
- a CDS encoding radical SAM protein, with protein sequence MNTQVLLDASPPLSLKFPNVYLRRRGATRILYAPLKGLVLEVTEEAASLIEALKQGPVEGRQGNVEEWTALLSSLDDVGIAKSDSDHSALSHREKFRPTHVTLSLTTGCNLRCVYCYARAGEKSRTMPFSLARAAIEFVATNAIRQNAPSFGITFHGEGEPTYEWQLFRQVVEYAETVAHQLALGVTFAMTTNALWGRAQRAFIVDRFSDLSISLDGLPEVQAAQRPTISGKDAFKTILANLIEVGEKGVPCGIRSTIMPNSVDRMVPFLEFIAANTKITNVRLEPIFDSGRGADLPIDNSSFDLRFAERFTEAQARGRELGLSVSYSGCSDINHSGNFCGATGSNLNFTVMSHGVVSSCYEINEPTHELGEFFIYGKFDEQTQTFEFLPDRMDRLMNFSTKTNSPCASCFAQWNCRGDCLSRYSKKKLLGGGASPRCSLNQALADARLVNSLESQSFGSGDAS encoded by the coding sequence ATGAACACCCAAGTCCTGCTGGATGCGAGCCCCCCGTTGAGCTTAAAGTTTCCAAACGTCTATTTGAGACGCAGAGGGGCGACACGAATCCTTTACGCCCCATTAAAAGGACTCGTCCTTGAGGTAACTGAAGAGGCGGCCAGCCTTATTGAGGCCCTGAAACAAGGACCGGTGGAAGGACGGCAGGGCAACGTGGAGGAATGGACCGCATTACTCTCCTCCCTTGACGATGTTGGAATTGCGAAAAGCGATTCCGATCACTCGGCTTTATCCCACCGGGAAAAATTTAGGCCGACACACGTAACGCTTTCGCTAACGACTGGATGCAATTTGCGTTGCGTATACTGCTACGCTCGAGCGGGCGAGAAATCTCGAACTATGCCTTTTTCGCTAGCGAGGGCGGCTATCGAGTTCGTAGCTACCAACGCGATCAGACAGAACGCCCCGAGCTTCGGTATAACATTTCACGGTGAAGGCGAGCCAACATACGAATGGCAACTTTTTCGGCAGGTCGTCGAGTACGCAGAAACTGTCGCTCATCAGTTAGCTCTCGGAGTGACGTTTGCCATGACAACAAACGCGCTTTGGGGCCGCGCTCAGAGGGCTTTCATCGTGGACCGCTTTTCCGATCTATCGATTTCACTTGACGGCTTACCGGAAGTGCAAGCAGCTCAACGTCCTACGATATCCGGCAAAGACGCTTTCAAGACAATTCTTGCAAACCTTATCGAAGTAGGTGAAAAAGGCGTTCCATGCGGGATCCGTTCGACCATCATGCCAAATAGCGTTGATCGCATGGTCCCGTTTCTAGAATTCATCGCCGCTAACACGAAAATAACGAATGTGCGTCTTGAACCGATTTTCGACTCGGGAAGAGGCGCAGATCTACCGATTGACAACTCATCTTTCGACCTAAGATTCGCAGAAAGATTTACGGAGGCCCAGGCACGCGGTCGTGAATTGGGGTTGTCTGTAAGTTATTCGGGGTGCAGCGACATCAATCACAGCGGTAATTTTTGCGGGGCGACGGGGTCGAATCTCAACTTCACAGTGATGAGCCATGGAGTGGTTTCTTCATGCTATGAAATTAATGAGCCCACGCATGAATTGGGCGAGTTTTTTATATATGGGAAATTTGACGAGCAAACTCAAACTTTCGAATTCTTGCCTGATCGGATGGACCGTCTCATGAACTTTTCCACTAAAACCAACAGCCCATGCGCAAGCTGTTTTGCACAATGGAACTGTCGAGGTGATTGTTTATCTCGATACTCAAAGAAGAAGCTGTTGGGCGGCGGCGCCTCTCCACGTTGTTCACTCAACCAAGCGCTGGCAGACGCTCGTCTTGTCAATTCATTGGAATCTCAGTCATTTGGTTCGGGAGATGCATCGTGA